Genomic segment of bacterium:
TCTTTCGGTCCCACCGCGATCTCCCTTACCGCCATTCGCGCGCCGTCGTCGCGCCTTGAAACCCAGCCCCAAGGTAGCGGGTTCGGGCGGCTGCTAGCGTGGCGCGATGGAGCTGATTCTGGTTCGCCACGCGGAGCCGGCGATACCCGAGGTGGGCGAGGTCGGACCCGGGGATCCGCCGCTCGGCGAGCGTGGCCGGAATCAGGCCGCGCAGGTCGCGGAGTGGCTCGCGCGCGACGCCCTCGATCGGATCGTCTCGAGTCCGGCTCGGCGCGCTCGGGAGACCGCGGAGGCGACCGCCACGCGGCTCGGGCTCGAGGTCGTGATCGACGATCGGCTGCGTGATGCCGAGCCCGCCGGCGAGGCGTACGTCCCGATCGAGGTCGCGCGCGAGCGCGATCCCGGGTCGTATCGCGCGCGGATGGACGCGTACCGGGATGCGTCGCGTCTCGGTTCGATTGCCGGACGCGTGAACGCCTCTCTCGACGAGTGGGCCGCACGGCACCGCGGTGGACGCGTCGCGGTCTTCTGTCACGGTTCGGTCGTCAACGCGTTCGCCGTTCGCGTGCTCGGGCTCGGCGATTCCGGGTTCCTGGCGCCGGCCTTCGCGAGTGGCCATCGCTTCCTGGTCGCGTCGTCGGGTGTGCGCAGCGTGAAGAGCCTCAACGAAACCGCGTACTTGATGATGTGAGCGGCGAATCCCGCGCGAATCCGTCCGGCGTCGCCGACGCGCGCGCCGGCAAAAAAACGGCAACGGACGCGCATTTCCCCGACACCTTTGGGGTACCGCCGTGTTAGAAGGAAGCTCACGTTGATCGCGATCTGCGCTCCCGACTGACCCGCTACTGAAGACGTGGCGCCGAAGTTGATCTAGCACGAGCTGGCCCGAGCGGACCTGGGAAGGGGTCGAGAGCAGACAGATCGTGCGCGCTCCCCCTCCGACCGAGACGGATTCGGAGGGGTGAGCGCGCCTCGGCGACCGCGTGCTCTTCGGGAGAGGCACGCCGTGTGACTTGCATCACCGGTCACCTCGCGATTCTCGCCGATGGAGTCCTCTGCCCCGGTGCGTCGCGCGAACGCCTCGCGTGAAGCGGCCGTGGCGAGGACCGTTCATGGCCTCCGTCGAGCAACTGAAAGCGCGATTCGCCGAGCACCTGCGTGAGAAGCGACTCGAGGGCGCCCTCGACGCGCTCGTGCTCCTCGAACGGGAGGAGCCGACGAAGGCCTGCTGGCCGCAGAAGCGTGCCCGCCTGCTCCGCGCGAAGGCGGACCCTCGAGGAGAGCTCGAGGCGCTCCGGCGCGCACTCGAGCTCCAGATCGATCAGGGGGTCATCCTCGACGCGATCGCGAGCTGCCAGTCCATCCTCGAGCTCGCGCCCGAAGATTCCCGCACCCTCGAGACGCTCGACCTGCTCTACCTCGAAGGCCCGCCGCTCGAGTCCGGTCCGGCTGGGCCCGCCCTGCCGAGGGCCGAGCCGGTGATGGCCGTGCCTGCCGCCAGGCCGGCTCTCGGTCCGACGAGCGTCCCCGCGAGCTGGGGGGAGGACGCCGACGAGCCCCTCGATTCCCTGGTGCTGACCGACGTCGTGCCCGGCGCGCGATCGTTGCCGCGCGATTCCGGCCCGGGTGTGAACGAGATTCCGATCGATCTCGTGGACGCGGTCGACGAGAGCGCGCCGGACCTCCACCTCGACCGCTGGTCGTCGAGCGACGACCTCCGCGACGTGGCGGCCGCGCAGGCGATCTGTCTGCCCAGCAACCGCGATGTCGTTGCCGCCCAGGCGATCTGTCTCCCGAATGACGACGAGCTGGCCGGCACGGCCGAGACCCGCGGCGAGCGCGGAGCGAACCTTCGCAACGAGCTCGCGAACATCCCGCTCTTCGGCGACCTCGACCCGGCGAGTCTCCACACCCTGATCCGGCGCGTCCGCGCCGTGTCTCTCGAGCCGGGGCAGATCCTCTTCCGCCAGGGCGACCCGGCGAACAGCCTCTACGTGATCGTCGAGGGCGCGGTCGTGCCGATCGCCGAGGGGGACCGACGGCGGAAGCTCGCGGTCCTCGAGCGGGGTTCCTTCTTCGGCGAGATCGGGTTGATGACCAAGCAGCCGCGCAACGCCACGATCGAGGCCCTCGTCGACACGAAGCTCCTGGCCATCGACCGGCGCCTGGTACGTCAGCTGATCGCCGATGCGCCGGGCGTGGCGAAGAGCATCCTCCGCTTCCTGCGTGCTCGCATGATCGATCGCCAGATCCGCACGAACCTCTTCTTCTCGGCGTTCGCTCATGCAGAGCGTGCCGCGGTCGCGAAGCAGTTCCGATTCCTCGAGGTCGCCGACGGAGCGAAGGTGATCGAGCGGGGACGGGCACCGGACGGTCTCTACGTCGTGCTCTCGGGAGAGCTCTCCGTGGTGGGGCCGGCGAGCCCGGGTACGGGCGAGCCCGACAAGGAGCTCGCGACCCTCGGCTTGAGCGACGTCTTCGGAGGCCTGTCGCTGATCGAAGGGCGGCTCCCGGCCGGCGACGTCATCGCACGCGGGAAGTGCTGGCTCGTCGTCCTCGGCGAGGGGCGCTTTCGGAGGATCCTCGACGCGAACCCGCGCCTCTCGCGGGTGCTCCGGCGGATCGCGCTCGCCGCTGCCGAGGAGTCCGGTACGCAGTACCGCGACGTCCCCGTGCTCTAGCGGCGCGTCGATTCGGCGAGGGGCAGGAAGGCCACCGCCTACGGCTTCGCTTCGGTCGCATTGCCGTCCTCGAGCAGGACCTCGGTCTCGCTCGTTTCCCCTTCCTGCGACGCGCGCGGGAGGTAGGGCTCGGCGATGCCGATCTTGATCGGCGTACGGCGCGGAAGGGGAGTCGAGGCGTAGATGCCGTTGAGGACGCCGGTGAAGACGACTTCGAGCTCGTTTCGCGTGCGCTCGGAGAGCTCGGCCAGGGTCTCGTTCTCGAGCGAGCGGGCGATTCGCAGGCGTGTCACGCGAAGCGAGCGGGCGCTCTCTTCGTCGAGCGCGCGGAAGCTGTGAGCGAAGGCCCGCGCACGCCCGCGATAGCGGCTCGCGTCGAAGGACAGCACTTGCAGGCGGTACACCAGGTCCTCGTAGGCGATGAAGGTCATCAGAGCAAAGAGCGGCCCGCCGGGCGTGATCGCTCGTCCCTCGATCCGTATGGCGTCGAGGTCGCCGATCTTGAGCGCGCGCCGCTCGCGGACACGGACGGTGACGCCCTCGAACTCCGCCTCGAGGAACGCGTCGACGACCGCATCGAGGGGCTCTTCCGTGGAGCCCACGACCGTGAGCTCGGCCTGGGCATCCCGTCGCGGCGAGACGGCGACGACCTGGCGCGTCGAGTTGAGCGTGTCCCAGCCCGGTGGGAAGCGGAGCGAGAAGCGCAGCTCCGGATGGACGAACTTGTTCTCTTCGTCGAAGAGGCCGCCCGCCGGGTCGTCGCCGAGCACGAGCCCGTCGACCATCGCGTAGTACCCGGCAGACCCATCGCGCGCGACGCTCTCGATCGCGGTCCACTCCATGTTGCCCGCGCGATCCAGGGCGATCGCCGCGCGCTCGGGGCTGGTCGGATGGGTCGCGTAGTACGAGGGCAGGCGCGACCAACCGACTTCGTAGCGCTCCGATGCATCGAGTTTGCGCAGGAACTCGGCGATCGCCGCCGGGTCGTAGCCCGCCCGGGCCGCGAGGATCTGCCCTCCACGATCGGCATCGCGCTCCTGATCGCGCCCGTAGGCGGCGATCCGCGCCGCGCGCAGGAAGACCATGGTGAAGGGGTTCTGGCGCTTGGCGTACTCGAGACGCGCCGCGGCGTGGCGCTCGGCCGCGTGGGTGATCTCGTGGCCCAGCACGCCGGCGAGCTCGTCCTCGCTCGTGACCAGCGCCAGCAGCCCGCGCGAGACGTAGATCTTTCCGCCGGGAAGCGCGAACGCGTTCGGCGCGCTCTGATCGACGATCTTGAACTCGTAGTCGAAGGGGCGACTCGGGGCGTGGCGCAGGAGCCGGAGGGCGATGCTCGTCACGTAGGCGTGGAGCTCTTCGTCGTCGACGATTCCCATCTCCGCCTCGATGACCGAGGTCTGATCGTCGCCGACGCGCGCGTCGTCGTACTCGGTGTCGAGGACGACCTTTCGTTGCGGTGGTTCTTCTCTGTCTTCGTCTTCTTCTTCGTCTGGTTCTTCTTCCGGTTCCCCGTCCGGAGGCGGTCCCTCACTCGGCTCGTCTTCCCCGTCCGGAGGCGGTCCCTCGCTCGGCTCGTCTTCCACGCCGGGGGGCGTCGTCTCCGAGGTCTCGGCGGCGGCCGCGGTCGGGGGCTCTTCGACCGGGGGGTCCTCGACGGGTTCGTCCGGCTCCTCCGAAGCGACCTCCGGTTCGTTCGGCATC
This window contains:
- a CDS encoding histidine phosphatase family protein, whose translation is MELILVRHAEPAIPEVGEVGPGDPPLGERGRNQAAQVAEWLARDALDRIVSSPARRARETAEATATRLGLEVVIDDRLRDAEPAGEAYVPIEVARERDPGSYRARMDAYRDASRLGSIAGRVNASLDEWAARHRGGRVAVFCHGSVVNAFAVRVLGLGDSGFLAPAFASGHRFLVASSGVRSVKSLNETAYLMM
- a CDS encoding cyclic nucleotide-binding domain-containing protein, which encodes MASVEQLKARFAEHLREKRLEGALDALVLLEREEPTKACWPQKRARLLRAKADPRGELEALRRALELQIDQGVILDAIASCQSILELAPEDSRTLETLDLLYLEGPPLESGPAGPALPRAEPVMAVPAARPALGPTSVPASWGEDADEPLDSLVLTDVVPGARSLPRDSGPGVNEIPIDLVDAVDESAPDLHLDRWSSSDDLRDVAAAQAICLPSNRDVVAAQAICLPNDDELAGTAETRGERGANLRNELANIPLFGDLDPASLHTLIRRVRAVSLEPGQILFRQGDPANSLYVIVEGAVVPIAEGDRRRKLAVLERGSFFGEIGLMTKQPRNATIEALVDTKLLAIDRRLVRQLIADAPGVAKSILRFLRARMIDRQIRTNLFFSAFAHAERAAVAKQFRFLEVADGAKVIERGRAPDGLYVVLSGELSVVGPASPGTGEPDKELATLGLSDVFGGLSLIEGRLPAGDVIARGKCWLVVLGEGRFRRILDANPRLSRVLRRIALAAAEESGTQYRDVPVL
- a CDS encoding M48 family metalloprotease, whose translation is MIDSTLVPPNDPSPTLTRLAPLLLAIALLATACAGERVRPDPADPPVGVVVGPWMPNEPEVASEEPDEPVEDPPVEEPPTAAAAETSETTPPGVEDEPSEGPPPDGEDEPSEGPPPDGEPEEEPDEEEDEDREEPPQRKVVLDTEYDDARVGDDQTSVIEAEMGIVDDEELHAYVTSIALRLLRHAPSRPFDYEFKIVDQSAPNAFALPGGKIYVSRGLLALVTSEDELAGVLGHEITHAAERHAAARLEYAKRQNPFTMVFLRAARIAAYGRDQERDADRGGQILAARAGYDPAAIAEFLRKLDASERYEVGWSRLPSYYATHPTSPERAAIALDRAGNMEWTAIESVARDGSAGYYAMVDGLVLGDDPAGGLFDEENKFVHPELRFSLRFPPGWDTLNSTRQVVAVSPRRDAQAELTVVGSTEEPLDAVVDAFLEAEFEGVTVRVRERRALKIGDLDAIRIEGRAITPGGPLFALMTFIAYEDLVYRLQVLSFDASRYRGRARAFAHSFRALDEESARSLRVTRLRIARSLENETLAELSERTRNELEVVFTGVLNGIYASTPLPRRTPIKIGIAEPYLPRASQEGETSETEVLLEDGNATEAKP